In Phreatobacter aquaticus, a single genomic region encodes these proteins:
- a CDS encoding TerC family protein, giving the protein MESILSGTLFSDTKFWIGLLQIIWIDLLLSGDNAVVIALACRGLPERQRFYGILLGAGAAIGLRILFALIITYLLAIPLLRLIGGLLLLWVAVKLVVGEGEEAHTEMEATDSLWKAVRTIAIADAVMSLDNVLAIAAASHGNVWLFIFGLLLTIPLIIAGSGLVLKIIERFPIFVWAGAALLGWIAGDMIVSDPAVLRQLAGWSLNLVVVDPTPAGSLKAAALPHYVAALSGAVVVLAIGYVLRRRHASQAVA; this is encoded by the coding sequence ATGGAAAGCATTCTCTCTGGAACCCTGTTCTCCGACACCAAGTTCTGGATCGGCCTGCTCCAGATCATCTGGATCGACCTTCTCCTGTCAGGCGACAATGCGGTCGTCATCGCGCTGGCATGCCGCGGCCTGCCGGAGCGCCAGCGATTCTACGGCATTCTGCTCGGTGCTGGTGCGGCTATCGGCCTGCGCATCCTGTTCGCACTCATCATCACCTATCTGCTCGCCATTCCGCTGCTGCGGCTGATTGGTGGCCTGCTGCTGCTCTGGGTGGCCGTCAAGCTCGTGGTGGGTGAGGGCGAGGAAGCCCATACCGAAATGGAAGCGACGGACAGCCTCTGGAAGGCCGTGCGCACCATTGCCATCGCCGATGCTGTCATGAGCCTCGATAACGTGCTGGCTATCGCCGCCGCCTCGCACGGCAATGTCTGGCTCTTCATCTTCGGCCTGCTGTTGACCATCCCGCTGATCATTGCCGGATCGGGCCTGGTGCTGAAGATCATCGAGCGGTTCCCGATCTTCGTCTGGGCTGGCGCGGCGCTGCTCGGATGGATTGCCGGCGACATGATCGTCAGCGATCCCGCCGTCCTCCGACAGCTCGCCGGCTGGAGCCTGAACCTGGTAGTGGTCGATCCGACGCCTGCTGGTTCGCTGAAGGCTGCGGCACTGCCACATTATGTGGCCGCGCTCAGCGGTGCGGTCGTCGTGCTGGCGATCGGCTATGTCCTGCGCCGGCGGCACGCGTCGCAGGCGGTCGCCTGA
- a CDS encoding TerC family protein — MDFSSLSLVGIIQVIWINIILSGDNAVVIALACRGLPDRQRMIGMVLGAGVAILLRVVFTLFVATLLDMPFLRVVGALLLLWIAVKLVTDEGGDDDKIQASDQLWYAVRTVAIADAVMSLDNVLAIAAVARDNKFMLIFGLVISIPLIVAGATLIMKMLERFPILIWAGAALLGWLAGDMALNDPIVKQFIGGDLAHKLEMPAAIIGAIFVVATAFLIRKRHAAAEA, encoded by the coding sequence ATGGACTTCAGCTCGCTCAGCCTCGTGGGCATCATTCAGGTCATCTGGATCAACATCATCCTGTCGGGCGACAATGCGGTCGTCATCGCGCTGGCCTGCCGCGGCCTGCCTGACCGGCAGCGCATGATCGGCATGGTGCTGGGCGCAGGCGTGGCGATCCTGCTCCGCGTCGTCTTCACCCTGTTCGTCGCAACCCTGCTCGACATGCCCTTCCTGCGGGTGGTCGGCGCTTTGCTGCTGCTGTGGATCGCAGTCAAGCTGGTCACGGATGAAGGCGGCGACGACGACAAGATCCAGGCATCCGATCAGCTCTGGTATGCAGTTCGCACCGTGGCCATCGCCGATGCCGTCATGAGCCTCGACAACGTGCTGGCCATTGCCGCCGTCGCCCGCGACAACAAGTTCATGCTCATCTTCGGCCTCGTGATCTCGATCCCGCTGATCGTCGCCGGCGCCACGCTGATCATGAAGATGCTCGAGCGGTTCCCCATTCTCATCTGGGCGGGCGCCGCTCTTCTCGGCTGGCTTGCCGGCGACATGGCGTTGAATGACCCGATTGTGAAGCAGTTCATCGGTGGCGATCTCGCCCACAAGCTGGAAATGCCTGCGGCGATCATCGGGGCCATCTTCGTGGTGGCGACGGCCTTCCTGATCAGGAAGCGACACGCGGCAGCTGAAGCATAA
- a CDS encoding tartrate dehydrogenase, translated as MARSNTYRLAVIPGDGIGKEVMPEGVRVLEAVAKKYKFSVDLDHFDFSSFDYYEKHGRMMPEDWKEKIGGHDAIFFGAVGMPDKIADHVSLWGSLLLMRREFDQYVNLRPVKLMPGVPSPLAGRKPGDIDFFVVRENTEGEYSSIGGRMFPGTDREFVLQETVMTRVGVDRILKYAFELAMKRKRRKLTSATKSNGISISMPYWDERVAEMKKSYPAVEVNQFHIDILTAHFVLNPDKFDVVVASNLFGDILSDLGPACTGTIGIAPSGNINPDRKFPSLFEPVHGSAPDIAGKGIANPIGQIWSAAMMLDHLGEPEAAAEIVRAIEEVLASAAYRTRDLGGQANTIDCGKAVVDAIG; from the coding sequence ATGGCCCGCTCGAACACCTACCGGCTCGCCGTCATTCCCGGCGACGGCATCGGCAAGGAAGTCATGCCCGAGGGTGTGCGCGTGCTGGAAGCCGTGGCGAAGAAGTACAAATTCTCCGTCGATCTCGACCATTTCGACTTCTCGTCCTTCGACTATTACGAGAAGCATGGCCGCATGATGCCGGAGGATTGGAAGGAGAAGATCGGCGGCCATGACGCGATCTTCTTCGGCGCCGTCGGCATGCCCGACAAGATCGCCGACCATGTCTCGCTCTGGGGCTCGCTGCTGCTGATGCGGCGCGAGTTCGACCAGTACGTCAACCTCCGCCCGGTCAAGCTGATGCCGGGCGTGCCCTCGCCGCTGGCCGGCCGCAAGCCTGGCGACATCGACTTCTTCGTCGTGCGCGAGAACACCGAGGGCGAATATTCCTCGATCGGCGGCCGCATGTTCCCGGGCACCGACCGCGAGTTCGTCTTGCAGGAAACGGTCATGACCCGCGTCGGTGTCGACCGGATCCTGAAATATGCCTTCGAGCTCGCGATGAAGCGCAAGCGGCGCAAGCTGACCAGCGCCACCAAGTCGAACGGCATCTCGATCTCCATGCCCTATTGGGACGAGCGGGTGGCCGAGATGAAGAAGTCCTATCCGGCTGTCGAGGTGAACCAGTTCCACATCGACATTCTCACCGCCCACTTCGTGCTGAACCCCGACAAGTTCGACGTGGTGGTGGCGTCCAACCTGTTCGGCGACATTCTTTCCGACCTTGGTCCGGCGTGCACCGGCACGATCGGCATCGCGCCGTCGGGCAACATCAATCCGGACCGCAAGTTCCCCTCGCTGTTCGAGCCGGTGCACGGTTCGGCTCCCGACATTGCCGGCAAGGGGATTGCCAATCCGATCGGCCAGATCTGGTCAGCGGCCATGATGCTCGACCATCTCGGCGAGCCCGAGGCCGCTGCCGAAATCGTCCGCGCCATCGAGGAAGTGCTGGCGAGCGCTGCGTACCGCACACGCGATCTCGGCGGCCAGGCCAATACGATCGACTGCGGCAAGGCTGTGGTCGACGCCATCGGCTGA
- a CDS encoding tartrate dehydrogenase, whose protein sequence is MKAYRIASIPGDGIGAEVVDAGVEVLQALAGREQFTISFDRFDWGGEYYKKHGRMMPEDGREQIRKHDAILFGSAGHPDIPDHITLWGLRLAICQPFDQYANVRPTRILPGITSPLRHVSGPELDWVIVRENSEGEYSGVGGRVHQGLPIEAATDVSMMTRAGVTRIMRFAFKLAQSRPRKLLTVVTKSNAQRYAMVMWDEVAAEVATEFPDVTWDKAIVDAMTMRMTLKPETIDTVVATNLHADILSDLAAALAGSLGIAPTANLNPEREFPSMFEPIHGSAFDIMGKGIANPIGTFWSAVLMLDHLGEQPAAARLMRAIERVTADPSLHTPDLGGKATTRQVTDAVITAILADNE, encoded by the coding sequence ATGAAGGCCTATCGCATCGCATCCATTCCAGGGGACGGCATCGGCGCCGAGGTGGTCGATGCCGGCGTCGAGGTCCTGCAGGCGCTCGCCGGGCGCGAACAGTTCACAATCTCCTTCGACCGGTTCGACTGGGGCGGCGAGTACTACAAGAAGCATGGCCGGATGATGCCGGAGGACGGCCGCGAGCAGATCAGGAAACATGACGCCATCCTGTTCGGCTCCGCCGGCCACCCCGACATTCCCGACCACATCACGCTCTGGGGCCTCCGGCTCGCGATCTGCCAACCCTTCGACCAGTACGCCAATGTCCGCCCGACCCGCATCCTGCCGGGCATCACCTCGCCGCTGCGCCACGTGTCGGGGCCGGAACTCGACTGGGTGATCGTGCGCGAGAATTCCGAGGGCGAATATTCCGGCGTCGGTGGCCGCGTCCATCAGGGCCTGCCGATCGAGGCGGCAACCGACGTGTCGATGATGACCCGCGCCGGCGTCACCCGCATCATGCGTTTCGCCTTCAAGCTGGCGCAGTCGCGCCCGCGCAAGCTCCTCACCGTGGTCACCAAGTCGAACGCCCAGCGCTATGCCATGGTGATGTGGGATGAGGTCGCCGCCGAGGTGGCCACCGAATTCCCGGACGTGACCTGGGACAAGGCCATCGTCGACGCCATGACCATGCGGATGACCCTGAAGCCGGAGACGATCGACACGGTGGTTGCCACCAACCTGCATGCCGACATCCTCTCCGATCTCGCTGCGGCCCTTGCCGGCTCGCTCGGCATCGCTCCGACCGCCAATCTCAATCCCGAGCGCGAGTTTCCCTCGATGTTCGAGCCGATCCACGGCTCGGCCTTCGACATCATGGGCAAGGGCATCGCCAACCCCATCGGCACGTTCTGGTCGGCCGTCCTGATGCTCGACCATCTTGGCGAGCAGCCGGCCGCGGCCCGGCTGATGCGCGCGATCGAACGCGTCACGGCGGACCCGAGCCTTCACACGCCCGACCTCGGTGGCAAGGCGACGACCCGCCAGGTCACCGATGCCGTGATCACCGCGATCCTCGCCGATAACGAATAG
- a CDS encoding GntR family transcriptional regulator, translating into MVAGIAHEEQVQDRRPSLVDDAYAALKEAIRESIFPPGYQASAQELALRLGMSRTPVHEASLKLQEEGLVRIVPKRGIVICALAPDDIREIYEVIIAIEASAAQRLAGLTAPERAIVCDELATATDRMAEALARGDHGEWGRADEAYHQLLVERCGNGRFVRIMQTVKDQLHRARMLTLKLRTRLPASVDEHRAVIAAIRAGDGEAAHAAARRHRLNTSDELLPLLENFGLKHL; encoded by the coding sequence ATGGTTGCGGGCATTGCCCACGAGGAGCAGGTGCAGGACCGGCGGCCGTCGTTGGTCGACGACGCCTATGCCGCGCTGAAGGAAGCGATCCGCGAGAGCATCTTCCCGCCGGGCTATCAGGCATCGGCCCAGGAACTGGCGCTGCGCCTCGGCATGAGCCGGACACCGGTCCACGAGGCCTCACTCAAGCTGCAGGAGGAGGGTCTTGTCCGCATCGTGCCCAAGCGCGGGATCGTCATCTGCGCGCTGGCCCCGGACGACATCCGCGAAATCTACGAGGTCATCATTGCCATCGAGGCCAGCGCCGCCCAGCGCCTGGCTGGCCTGACCGCGCCCGAGCGCGCCATCGTCTGCGATGAACTGGCGACGGCCACCGACCGCATGGCCGAGGCGCTTGCACGCGGCGATCATGGAGAATGGGGCCGCGCCGACGAGGCCTATCACCAGCTTCTGGTCGAGCGCTGCGGCAATGGCCGCTTCGTGCGCATCATGCAGACGGTCAAGGACCAGCTCCATCGCGCCCGCATGCTCACCCTGAAACTTCGCACGCGGTTGCCCGCCTCCGTCGACGAGCATCGCGCGGTGATCGCGGCGATCCGTGCCGGCGACGGCGAGGCTGCCCATGCCGCCGCCCGCCGCCATCGGCTCAACACGAGCGATGAGCTTCTGCCGCTTCTGGAGAACTTCGGACTGAAGCACCTATAG
- a CDS encoding tripartite tricarboxylate transporter substrate-binding protein: MRLFASALAAGLIALASPAAAQSFPSRAITMIVPFAAGGTTDIIARIVSEHMSRTLGQSIVVENVGGAGGTTGSTRVARATPDGYTLIMGNMGTHSASVGLYPNLAYDPRTDFEPIMNAAGTPMMIAAHKDFPASTLQEMIALIRANPGRYNYGHGGVGSTSHLTCVFFHHLVGAPVQHVPFRGSGPALAALLGKQLDYVCDQTVTIVPQLANLKTYVVATPSRLGVAPDVPTSAEAGLPVFQVVGWNAMFAPKGTPREIIERLNAAGRAALADESVRKRLLELGCEIPDAAGQTPEALGAHVRAEVEKWTPVIKAAGVTAGN; encoded by the coding sequence ATGCGACTGTTTGCCAGTGCCCTAGCGGCAGGCCTCATTGCTCTCGCCAGCCCCGCTGCGGCGCAGAGCTTTCCCAGCCGCGCGATTACCATGATCGTGCCTTTCGCGGCCGGCGGGACGACCGACATCATCGCGCGGATCGTCTCCGAGCACATGTCGCGAACGCTCGGCCAGTCGATCGTGGTCGAGAATGTCGGCGGCGCCGGCGGCACGACCGGCTCGACACGCGTCGCCCGCGCGACCCCTGACGGCTACACGCTGATCATGGGCAATATGGGCACCCATTCAGCCTCCGTCGGCCTCTATCCCAATCTGGCCTATGATCCGCGCACCGATTTCGAGCCGATCATGAATGCCGCCGGCACGCCGATGATGATCGCGGCGCACAAGGATTTCCCGGCCAGCACGTTGCAGGAGATGATCGCGCTGATCAGAGCCAATCCCGGGCGCTACAATTACGGCCATGGCGGTGTGGGCTCGACCTCCCATCTCACCTGCGTGTTCTTCCACCACCTCGTCGGCGCGCCGGTCCAGCATGTGCCGTTCCGCGGGTCGGGTCCGGCGCTCGCGGCCCTGCTCGGCAAGCAGCTCGACTATGTCTGCGACCAGACCGTCACCATAGTGCCGCAGCTTGCCAATCTGAAGACCTATGTGGTCGCAACGCCGAGCCGCCTTGGCGTTGCCCCGGATGTGCCCACCTCGGCCGAGGCGGGTTTGCCCGTCTTCCAGGTTGTCGGGTGGAACGCCATGTTCGCCCCGAAGGGCACGCCGCGCGAGATCATCGAGCGCCTGAATGCCGCCGGTCGTGCGGCCTTGGCCGATGAGAGCGTTCGCAAGCGCCTGCTGGAACTCGGCTGCGAGATTCCCGATGCCGCGGGACAGACACCCGAGGCGCTCGGTGCTCACGTCCGTGCAGAGGTCGAAAAGTGGACGCCGGTGATCAAGGCCGCCGGCGTCACTGCGGGCAACTGA
- a CDS encoding alpha/beta fold hydrolase gives MLDVTTSGTTIRLRTGGSGPALLLLHGYPQTHVLWHRIAPRLAERFTVVAADLRGYGDSGKPETDAQHMPYSKRAMANDMAEVMTALGHEQFFLGAHDRGARVSHRLALDHPGRVRKLATLDIAPTREMYRDTTDAFARAYWHWFYLITPAPFPERMIGADPDAYWLKKCGSGAAGLNPFSPEALAEYLRCFRNPATIHASCEDYRAGAAVDIVHDDEDGGRKLDMPLLALWGENGVIGKCFDPLALWRERASDVRGHPLPGGHYLAEEVPDLVASEFEAFFT, from the coding sequence ATGCTCGACGTCACCACGTCGGGGACGACGATCCGGCTGAGAACAGGCGGATCGGGGCCGGCCCTGCTGCTGCTCCATGGCTATCCCCAGACCCACGTTCTCTGGCACCGGATTGCGCCGCGGCTGGCAGAGCGTTTCACCGTGGTGGCGGCCGACCTCAGAGGCTATGGCGACAGCGGCAAGCCGGAGACGGACGCACAGCATATGCCCTATTCCAAGAGGGCGATGGCCAATGACATGGCGGAGGTGATGACCGCGCTCGGGCACGAGCAGTTCTTCCTTGGCGCCCATGATCGCGGCGCCCGCGTGTCCCACCGGCTGGCCCTGGACCATCCCGGCCGGGTGCGGAAGCTCGCAACCCTCGACATCGCGCCTACCCGTGAGATGTACCGCGACACGACGGATGCCTTCGCACGCGCCTACTGGCACTGGTTCTACCTCATCACGCCGGCTCCCTTTCCGGAGCGGATGATCGGGGCTGATCCGGATGCCTATTGGCTGAAGAAGTGCGGCTCGGGCGCGGCCGGCCTCAATCCGTTCTCGCCGGAGGCATTGGCCGAATATCTCCGCTGCTTCCGCAACCCCGCGACCATCCACGCCAGCTGCGAGGATTATCGGGCCGGCGCCGCGGTCGACATCGTCCACGACGACGAGGACGGCGGGCGCAAGCTCGACATGCCGTTGCTGGCACTGTGGGGAGAGAATGGCGTGATCGGCAAATGTTTCGACCCGCTGGCGCTGTGGCGCGAACGGGCAAGCGATGTCAGGGGCCATCCCCTGCCGGGCGGGCACTACCTCGCGGAGGAAGTGCCCGACCTCGTGGCATCCGAATTCGAAGCGTTCTTCACCTGA
- a CDS encoding tripartite tricarboxylate transporter substrate-binding protein produces the protein MNKRFFLAAAATALATGLSPAAAQTFPSRPITMIIPFAAGGPTDVVARIVSEAMGKSLGQAVVIENVAGAGGTTGSTRLTQAAADGHTIMIGHTGTHAASVALYPNLRYNPATDFAPIGLVNTNAILITAKKALPANTLSEFVAWVKANERTANNAHAGIGSVSHTTCLLLNSIMGVNPQTVPYRGTGPAMNDLVAGQVDYLCDQVVNVAPQVRAGTIKAFAVAQMTRNQALPDVPTTTEAGLPGYQVVVWNAMLAPKGTPAPVVARLNEALKAALADANVRARLAELGADLPTDVQATPAGLQAFIESEIAKWTPVIKAAGVTASN, from the coding sequence ATGAACAAGCGCTTCTTCCTTGCCGCCGCAGCGACTGCCCTGGCGACCGGCCTTTCGCCCGCCGCCGCCCAGACGTTCCCGTCGCGGCCGATCACCATGATCATTCCCTTCGCCGCCGGCGGCCCGACCGATGTCGTCGCCCGCATCGTCTCCGAGGCGATGGGCAAGTCGCTGGGCCAGGCTGTCGTCATCGAGAACGTCGCCGGCGCCGGCGGCACCACAGGTTCGACCCGCCTGACCCAGGCCGCCGCCGATGGCCATACGATCATGATCGGCCACACCGGCACCCATGCGGCTTCCGTCGCGCTCTATCCGAACCTGCGCTACAACCCGGCCACCGACTTCGCGCCGATCGGCCTGGTCAACACCAATGCCATCCTGATCACCGCCAAGAAGGCACTGCCGGCCAACACGCTGAGCGAATTCGTGGCCTGGGTGAAGGCCAACGAGCGCACGGCCAACAATGCCCATGCCGGCATCGGCTCGGTCAGCCACACGACCTGCCTGCTGCTCAATTCGATCATGGGCGTCAACCCGCAGACCGTGCCCTATCGCGGCACCGGCCCGGCCATGAACGATCTCGTCGCCGGTCAGGTCGACTATCTCTGCGATCAGGTGGTCAACGTCGCCCCGCAGGTCCGCGCCGGCACGATCAAGGCCTTCGCCGTCGCCCAGATGACCCGCAACCAGGCGCTGCCTGATGTCCCGACCACCACAGAGGCTGGTCTGCCCGGCTATCAGGTCGTCGTCTGGAACGCCATGCTCGCGCCGAAGGGCACGCCGGCTCCGGTCGTTGCCCGGCTGAACGAGGCTCTCAAGGCTGCTTTGGCCGACGCTAATGTCCGCGCCCGCCTGGCCGAACTCGGTGCCGATCTCCCGACCGATGTCCAGGCGACGCCTGCCGGTCTCCAGGCCTTCATCGAGTCCGAGATCGCCAAGTGGACGCCGGTGATCAAGGCGGCAGGCGTCACCGCCTCGAACTGA
- a CDS encoding heavy-metal-associated domain-containing protein: MVVLNVQGMTCGGCAASVEKIIRRTDPAAIVRVDLASGRVEADTSADAAILAEAVSAAGYQAKAA; encoded by the coding sequence ATGGTCGTGTTGAATGTTCAGGGAATGACCTGTGGCGGCTGTGCTGCCTCGGTCGAGAAGATCATCCGCCGCACCGATCCTGCGGCAATCGTCCGGGTCGATCTGGCGTCCGGCCGCGTGGAGGCCGATACCTCGGCCGACGCCGCGATCCTTGCCGAGGCTGTCAGCGCGGCAGGCTACCAGGCCAAGGCGGCCTGA
- a CDS encoding glycerate kinase type-2 family protein: MPLPSDPRAFLVSLGHAAIGAALAERLVDHLPAVPTGRTIVIGAGKAAAAMAAAFEKAWPAPLSGTVVTRYGHAVPCSRIEVLEASHPVPDEAGLTATRRILSRLEGLRPDDLVVALISGGGSALLTLPGGDLTLDDLKAVNSALLASGADIGAMNCVRKHVSAIAGGRLAAAALPARLVTLTISDVPGDDPAVIASGPTVPDTTTREDALAIVQRYGMELPDAVMRHLADPACESPKPDHPAFAQGIDVRLIARPVESLRAAAAIAEKAGIPTLVLGDTIEGEARDVAQVHAALARSVLEHSLPVGPPLLILSGGETTVTLPRGGSFGRGGRNSEFALALLVAVQGWKPELRKRLHAIALDTDGIDGIESNAGAIVTPGLIDDAERRGLSARSHLDRHDGFGFFAAVDGLVVTGPTHTNVNDFRAILVG; the protein is encoded by the coding sequence GTGCCCCTGCCCTCCGACCCGCGCGCCTTTCTCGTCTCGCTCGGTCACGCCGCGATCGGCGCTGCCCTTGCCGAGCGGTTGGTCGATCACCTGCCGGCGGTTCCGACCGGCCGGACCATCGTGATCGGGGCAGGCAAGGCGGCGGCGGCCATGGCGGCCGCCTTCGAGAAGGCCTGGCCGGCTCCGCTCAGCGGCACGGTGGTGACGCGCTATGGTCATGCCGTGCCTTGCTCGCGGATCGAGGTGCTGGAGGCGTCGCATCCGGTGCCCGACGAGGCCGGCTTGACGGCAACGCGCCGCATCCTGAGCCGGCTTGAGGGCCTGCGGCCTGACGATCTGGTCGTGGCGCTGATATCGGGCGGCGGCTCGGCCCTGCTGACACTGCCGGGCGGCGATCTGACGCTTGATGATCTCAAGGCGGTGAATTCAGCGCTCCTGGCATCGGGCGCCGATATCGGCGCTATGAACTGCGTGCGCAAGCATGTCTCGGCCATTGCGGGCGGCAGGCTGGCTGCTGCGGCGCTGCCGGCGCGGCTGGTGACGCTGACCATTTCCGATGTGCCCGGCGACGACCCAGCCGTCATCGCGTCCGGCCCCACCGTGCCCGACACAACGACGCGCGAGGATGCGCTGGCGATCGTCCAGCGCTACGGCATGGAACTGCCCGACGCCGTCATGCGGCATCTGGCCGATCCGGCCTGCGAAAGCCCGAAGCCGGACCATCCGGCCTTTGCGCAAGGGATCGACGTTCGGTTGATTGCACGCCCCGTCGAGAGCCTGCGAGCCGCCGCTGCGATTGCCGAGAAGGCCGGCATCCCGACGCTGGTGCTGGGCGACACGATCGAGGGCGAGGCGCGCGATGTGGCGCAGGTCCATGCAGCCCTTGCCCGCTCGGTGCTGGAGCACAGCCTGCCGGTTGGGCCGCCCCTGCTCATTCTCTCGGGCGGCGAGACGACGGTGACCCTGCCGCGCGGCGGATCATTCGGGCGCGGCGGCCGCAACTCGGAATTCGCGCTGGCGCTGCTGGTTGCGGTGCAGGGATGGAAGCCGGAGTTGCGCAAGCGCCTTCATGCCATTGCACTCGATACCGATGGCATCGACGGCATCGAAAGCAATGCGGGCGCGATCGTCACGCCGGGGCTGATCGACGACGCCGAGCGGCGGGGACTATCCGCCCGCAGCCACCTCGACCGCCATGACGGCTTCGGCTTCTTCGCCGCGGTGGACGGGCTGGTGGTGACCGGCCCGACACACACGAATGTCAATGATTTCAGAGCTATTCTCGTCGGCTGA
- a CDS encoding acyl-CoA dehydrogenase family protein produces the protein MLFELSEEEILIRDTARRMSAEIVAPLAETLDHGGGRPAFLANLKQLAEAGFMSVNVRSEFGGTEAGTVAFALTIEELGYACAATGVTASVTNMVAEVIQAVGSAEQKARHLPRIADGTYPAGAFCLTESGAGSDPSAMATKARIDGDHFVLDGQKLYITSAEYAGLFVVWAVTDPTAPKGRGISCFLVEAGTPGLTIGKAERKLGQHGSATNVVHFDGCRVPASALMGKLHDGFRIAVGELAGGRIGIAALSLGIARAAMDAAKAYVKERRQFGQAIADFQGIQWMIADRETDLEAARLLMLSAAAKKDRGEPFGREASMAKLFASEAALRCTDTAVQLHGGAGYCADYPVERHFRDARITRIYEGTSEVQRMIISRETFRQ, from the coding sequence ATGCTGTTCGAACTCAGCGAGGAAGAGATCCTGATCCGCGACACCGCGCGGCGGATGAGCGCGGAGATTGTCGCTCCGCTTGCTGAGACGCTGGACCACGGCGGCGGGCGTCCCGCATTCCTGGCCAATCTCAAGCAGCTGGCCGAGGCCGGTTTCATGTCGGTCAATGTCCGCTCCGAATTCGGCGGCACCGAAGCCGGCACGGTCGCCTTCGCGCTGACCATCGAGGAGCTGGGCTATGCCTGCGCAGCAACCGGCGTCACCGCCTCGGTCACGAACATGGTGGCCGAGGTGATCCAGGCGGTCGGCTCGGCTGAGCAGAAGGCCCGCCATCTGCCACGCATTGCCGATGGCACCTATCCCGCCGGCGCCTTCTGTCTCACCGAATCCGGGGCCGGCTCCGACCCTTCCGCCATGGCGACGAAAGCGCGCATCGACGGCGACCATTTCGTGCTGGACGGTCAGAAGCTCTACATCACCTCGGCCGAATATGCCGGGCTGTTCGTCGTCTGGGCGGTGACAGACCCCACCGCGCCCAAGGGCAGGGGCATTTCCTGCTTCCTGGTCGAGGCCGGCACGCCGGGCCTCACCATCGGCAAGGCCGAGAGGAAGCTCGGCCAGCATGGGTCCGCCACGAATGTCGTCCATTTCGACGGCTGCCGTGTGCCCGCTTCCGCGCTCATGGGCAAGCTGCATGACGGCTTCCGCATCGCGGTCGGCGAACTGGCGGGCGGCCGCATCGGCATTGCGGCGCTCTCGCTCGGCATTGCCCGCGCCGCCATGGATGCCGCCAAGGCCTATGTGAAGGAGCGCCGCCAGTTCGGCCAGGCGATCGCTGATTTCCAGGGCATCCAATGGATGATTGCCGACCGCGAGACCGACCTCGAGGCTGCCCGCTTGCTCATGCTGTCGGCGGCCGCGAAAAAGGACCGCGGCGAGCCCTTTGGCCGCGAGGCATCCATGGCCAAGCTGTTTGCCTCGGAAGCGGCGCTCCGCTGCACCGACACGGCAGTGCAACTCCATGGCGGCGCCGGCTATTGCGCCGACTATCCTGTCGAACGGCATTTCCGGGATGCTCGCATTACCCGAATCTATGAGGGCACCAGCGAGGTCCAGCGTATGATCATCTCCCGCGAAACCTTCCGGCAGTAA
- a CDS encoding glutathione S-transferase family protein — MKLTIYGIARSRAIRNLWMAEELGLAYQHVQTVYGPEGSRKPDFLKLNPNGRVPAADVDGVILWESLAINLHLAKKVGGSLSPKDVDEDGLMTMWSMWAVTEVETPALAVLTHGSLKSEAERDNALLAKSIEALKAPLAVLEAHLAAHSGHLVGGRFTVADLNVAACVFYLRLSNLLADKPAITAWYTGAMERPAAKKAFALRGD, encoded by the coding sequence ATGAAACTCACGATCTATGGAATTGCCCGCTCGCGCGCCATCCGCAACCTCTGGATGGCCGAGGAGCTCGGTCTGGCCTACCAGCACGTTCAGACCGTCTATGGCCCGGAAGGCTCCCGCAAGCCCGACTTCCTGAAGCTCAATCCGAACGGCCGCGTGCCCGCCGCCGATGTTGACGGTGTGATCCTCTGGGAATCACTCGCCATCAACCTGCATCTGGCCAAGAAGGTCGGAGGCTCGCTCAGCCCGAAGGATGTCGATGAGGATGGCCTCATGACCATGTGGAGCATGTGGGCGGTCACCGAGGTCGAGACCCCCGCGCTTGCCGTGCTCACCCATGGCAGCCTCAAGTCCGAAGCCGAGCGCGACAACGCCTTGCTCGCGAAGAGCATCGAGGCACTGAAGGCCCCGCTCGCCGTGCTGGAGGCGCATCTGGCCGCCCATTCCGGCCACCTGGTCGGCGGGCGCTTCACGGTGGCGGACCTCAATGTCGCGGCCTGCGTGTTCTATCTCCGCCTGTCGAACCTCCTGGCCGACAAGCCGGCGATAACCGCCTGGTACACGGGCGCGATGGAGCGGCCGGCGGCGAAGAAGGCCTTCGCGCTCAGGGGCGACTGA